A portion of the Pseudomonas sp. PSE14 genome contains these proteins:
- a CDS encoding CopG family ribbon-helix-helix protein yields MATSVKLDEEMLARVRELAELRQRSPHWIMREAIGQYVVREEQREKLKRDTEQAWEEFQATGQHVTAEAVENWLNSWGDEDEQAAPKCE; encoded by the coding sequence ATGGCCACTTCGGTCAAACTCGACGAGGAAATGCTCGCTCGCGTGCGCGAGCTGGCCGAGCTGCGCCAGCGCTCACCGCACTGGATCATGCGCGAGGCGATCGGCCAGTACGTTGTGCGTGAAGAACAGCGCGAAAAGCTCAAGCGCGACACCGAGCAGGCCTGGGAAGAGTTCCAGGCGACCGGCCAGCATGTCACTGCCGAAGCGGTGGAGAACTGGCTGAACAGCTGGGGCGATGAGGACGAACAAGCCGCACCGAAATGCGAGTGA
- a CDS encoding nuclear transport factor 2 family protein: protein MHAKALISAYYAAFNAGDMPAFLSLLHDEVVHDINQGERQHGKEAFARFMEHMNRCYRERLADIVVMASEDGTRGAAEFVVHGEYLSTDEGLPPANGQTYVLPAGAFFEIRDGKVARVTNYYNLNDWQAQVG from the coding sequence ATGCACGCCAAGGCCCTGATCAGTGCCTACTACGCCGCCTTCAACGCCGGCGACATGCCCGCCTTCCTCAGCCTGCTGCACGACGAGGTGGTACACGACATCAACCAGGGCGAGCGCCAGCATGGCAAGGAGGCCTTCGCGCGCTTCATGGAGCACATGAACCGCTGCTATCGCGAACGCCTGGCGGACATCGTGGTGATGGCCAGCGAGGATGGCACGCGCGGCGCAGCGGAGTTCGTCGTGCATGGTGAATACCTGAGCACCGACGAGGGCCTGCCGCCGGCCAACGGGCAGACCTACGTGCTGCCGGCCGGCGCCTTCTTCGAGATTCGCGACGGCAAGGTCGCGCGGGTGACCAACTACTACAACCTCAATGACTGGCAGGCGCAGGTGGGCTGA
- a CDS encoding GNAT family acetyltransferase, with the protein MPTDIRLLTGSAIRPFIDDLARLRITVFREYPYLYDGSPEYEANYLDTYVRSPWSLCVLVLDGKQVVGASTGLPLADETEEFQRPFLEQGWNPEHIFYFGESVLLPAYRNTGLGLRFFEERERYARGLQRFDWCAFCAVQRPQDHPERPAGYRTLDEFWRRRGFSPRPELHTEYHWRDVGEPCESAKPMSFWLKELT; encoded by the coding sequence ATGCCCACGGACATCCGCCTGCTCACCGGCAGCGCCATCCGCCCGTTCATCGATGACCTGGCGCGCCTGCGGATCACCGTGTTCCGCGAATATCCCTATCTCTACGACGGCAGCCCGGAGTACGAGGCGAACTACCTCGATACCTACGTGCGCTCGCCCTGGAGCCTGTGCGTGCTGGTACTCGACGGGAAACAGGTCGTCGGCGCTTCCACCGGCCTGCCGCTTGCGGATGAGACCGAAGAGTTCCAGCGGCCCTTCCTCGAACAGGGCTGGAACCCCGAGCACATCTTCTACTTCGGCGAGTCGGTGCTGTTACCGGCGTACCGCAATACCGGCCTGGGCCTGCGCTTCTTCGAGGAACGCGAGCGCTATGCACGCGGGCTGCAGCGTTTCGACTGGTGTGCCTTCTGCGCGGTGCAGCGGCCACAGGACCACCCGGAGCGCCCCGCCGGCTACCGGACGCTGGATGAATTCTGGCGGCGCCGGGGCTTCAGCCCCCGTCCGGAATTGCACACCGAGTACCACTGGCGCGACGTGGGCGAGCCGTGCGAGAGCGCCAAGCCCATGTCCTTCTGGCTCAAGGAGCTGACCTGA
- a CDS encoding type II toxin-antitoxin system RelE/ParE family toxin has protein sequence MRVIYAPAALRDLERLRRFLRETNPTAARRAGQIILQATQALGAHPQMGRLIDDLPVVYREWPIDFGDSGYLARYRIDGETLVVLAIRHQREAGY, from the coding sequence ATGCGAGTGATCTACGCACCCGCCGCGCTTCGCGATCTCGAGCGCTTGCGCCGCTTCCTCCGCGAGACCAACCCAACTGCCGCACGCCGCGCCGGCCAGATCATCCTCCAGGCCACCCAGGCACTGGGGGCGCATCCGCAGATGGGGCGGCTGATCGATGACCTGCCCGTGGTTTATCGAGAATGGCCCATCGACTTCGGCGACAGCGGCTACCTGGCTAGATACCGCATCGATGGCGAAACCCTGGTGGTCCTCGCCATCCGCCACCAACGCGAAGCCGGTTACTGA
- a CDS encoding fumarate hydratase: MAVIKQDDLIQSVADALQFISYYHPVDFIQAMHEAYLREESPAARDSMAQILINSRMCATGHRPICQDTGIVTVFVRVGMDVRWDGATMSVDDMINEGVRRAYNLPENVLRASILADPAGSRKNTKDNTPAVIHYSIVPGNTVEVDVAAKGGGSENKSKMAMLNPSDSIVDWVLKTVPTMGAGWCPPGMLGIGIGGTAEKAAVMAKEVLMDPIDIHELKARGPQNRIEELRLELFEKVNQLGIGAQGLGGLTTVLDVKIMDYPTHAASLPVCMIPNCAATRHAHFVLDGSGPASLEAPPLDAYPEIVWEAGPSARRVDLDKITPEEVQSWKPGETLLLNGKMLTGRDAAHKRMVDMLNKGEELPVDLKGRFIYYVGPVDPVGDEVVGPAGPTTATRMDKFTRQILESTGLLGMIGKSERGPIAIEAIKDNKAVYLMAVGGAAYLVAQAIKKSKVLAFAELGMEAIYEFDVKDMPVTVAVDTNGESVHITGPAIWQKKIAENLAVEVK; encoded by the coding sequence ATGGCCGTGATCAAGCAAGACGACCTGATCCAGAGCGTCGCCGATGCCCTGCAGTTCATCTCCTACTACCACCCGGTTGATTTCATCCAGGCCATGCATGAGGCCTACCTGCGCGAAGAATCGCCGGCTGCCCGGGACTCGATGGCGCAGATCCTGATCAACTCGCGCATGTGCGCCACCGGCCATCGCCCGATCTGCCAGGACACCGGCATCGTCACCGTGTTCGTCCGCGTCGGCATGGACGTACGCTGGGACGGCGCCACCATGAGCGTCGACGACATGATCAACGAAGGCGTGCGTCGCGCCTACAACCTGCCGGAAAACGTCCTGCGCGCCTCCATCCTGGCCGACCCGGCAGGTAGCCGTAAGAACACCAAGGACAACACCCCGGCGGTGATCCACTACTCCATCGTCCCCGGCAACACCGTGGAAGTGGACGTCGCGGCCAAGGGCGGCGGCTCCGAGAACAAGTCGAAGATGGCCATGCTCAACCCGTCCGACTCCATCGTCGACTGGGTGCTGAAGACCGTTCCGACCATGGGCGCCGGCTGGTGCCCGCCGGGCATGCTCGGCATCGGCATCGGCGGTACCGCCGAGAAGGCCGCGGTGATGGCGAAGGAAGTCCTGATGGACCCGATCGACATCCATGAGCTGAAGGCCCGCGGCCCGCAGAACCGCATCGAGGAACTGCGCCTGGAGCTGTTCGAGAAGGTCAACCAGCTGGGCATCGGCGCCCAGGGCCTGGGCGGCCTGACCACCGTGCTCGACGTGAAGATCATGGACTACCCGACCCACGCAGCGTCCCTGCCGGTCTGCATGATCCCCAACTGCGCCGCCACCCGTCACGCCCACTTCGTGCTCGACGGTTCCGGCCCGGCTTCGCTGGAAGCGCCGCCGCTGGACGCCTACCCGGAAATCGTCTGGGAAGCCGGTCCCTCCGCGCGCCGCGTCGACCTGGACAAGATCACCCCGGAAGAAGTGCAGAGCTGGAAGCCGGGCGAAACCCTGCTGCTCAACGGCAAGATGCTCACCGGCCGCGATGCTGCACACAAGCGCATGGTCGACATGCTGAACAAGGGCGAAGAGCTGCCGGTAGACCTCAAGGGCCGCTTCATCTACTACGTCGGCCCGGTCGATCCGGTCGGTGACGAAGTGGTTGGCCCGGCTGGCCCGACCACCGCGACCCGCATGGACAAATTCACCCGCCAGATCCTGGAAAGCACCGGCCTGCTGGGCATGATCGGCAAGTCCGAGCGCGGCCCGATCGCCATCGAGGCGATCAAGGACAACAAGGCCGTGTATCTGATGGCTGTGGGCGGCGCCGCCTACCTGGTCGCCCAGGCGATCAAGAAGTCCAAGGTCCTGGCCTTCGCCGAACTGGGCATGGAAGCGATCTACGAGTTCGACGTGAAAGACATGCCGGTGACCGTCGCGGTCGACACCAATGGCGAGTCGGTGCACATCACCGGCCCGGCCATCTGGCAGAAGAAGATCGCCGAGAACCTGGCGGTGGAAGTGAAGTAA
- a CDS encoding DUF2846 domain-containing protein, which produces MLRLALCAFLLLLAGCSSPGAFFGALDGPMFSALPSDPQHATVYIYRPQNQWSDEELEAPGLFLNNELIGSLPSNGYFAMSFAPGSYKLQMRRPLLGSFWTCFAGGTLDFTLISGFALEAKAGQVYYLRYDETHTPPKFQHNAGEGAGPLNLVGNELGSREIPATRQVQAPVSIAASGKTVEGPGFFERIGL; this is translated from the coding sequence ATGCTCCGACTGGCCCTGTGCGCCTTCCTCCTGTTGCTGGCCGGCTGCAGTTCTCCCGGTGCGTTCTTCGGTGCGCTCGATGGCCCGATGTTCAGCGCGCTGCCGAGCGATCCACAGCATGCGACGGTGTACATCTACCGCCCGCAGAACCAGTGGTCCGACGAGGAACTGGAGGCGCCGGGGCTGTTCCTCAACAACGAACTGATCGGCAGCCTGCCGAGCAACGGCTATTTCGCCATGAGCTTCGCGCCGGGCAGCTACAAGTTGCAGATGCGCCGTCCGCTGTTGGGCAGCTTCTGGACCTGCTTCGCGGGCGGCACCCTGGACTTCACCCTGATCTCCGGCTTCGCCCTGGAGGCGAAAGCTGGCCAGGTCTACTACCTGCGCTACGACGAGACCCACACGCCGCCCAAGTTCCAGCACAACGCCGGGGAGGGCGCCGGCCCGTTGAACCTGGTAGGCAATGAGCTGGGCTCGCGGGAGATACCCGCCACGCGTCAGGTGCAGGCGCCGGTGAGCATCGCCGCCAGCGGCAAGACCGTCGAGGGGCCGGGCTTTTTCGAGCGCATCGGCCTCTGA
- a CDS encoding ribbon-helix-helix domain-containing protein, with protein sequence MCELYVKADPILYESRSRSLRIRGVVTTLRLENQFWDILREIAEVDGMTTNQLITKLYDEVMDYRGEVVNFASFLRVSCTRFLAQRRDNVVELNRVPRSA encoded by the coding sequence ATGTGCGAACTCTACGTAAAGGCCGACCCGATTCTCTATGAGTCGCGCTCCCGCTCGCTGCGCATCCGTGGCGTGGTCACCACACTGCGCCTGGAGAACCAGTTCTGGGACATCCTGCGCGAGATCGCCGAGGTGGACGGCATGACCACCAATCAACTGATCACCAAGCTCTATGACGAGGTAATGGACTATCGCGGGGAGGTGGTGAACTTCGCTTCCTTCCTGCGGGTGAGCTGCACCCGTTTTCTAGCCCAGCGCCGTGACAATGTCGTGGAACTGAACCGGGTGCCGCGCAGCGCCTGA
- a CDS encoding carbon-nitrogen hydrolase family protein, which translates to MIRVAACQYAIELHEHWEAYAQHLEDLCAEAAEQGARLLVLPEYAGLVLSGLLPEAQRSDLHGSIAGLQSWLPKWLALCESIARRLNLYLVPGSAPVLDDDGLYRNRAWLFGPQGLLGAQDKLLMTRFEREQWNIVGGEGLRVFETEFGRLGILICYDNEFPLLARTLAEQEVDLILAPSCTDTEAGYHRVRIGAQARALENQIAVLHSPTVGLAPWSPALDENVGRAGLYVPPDYGMPADGVLALSEELMPATSRWLLHDLDLDEVRRVRREGQVFTRRDWPEQFTPGRLKVLDQ; encoded by the coding sequence ATGATCCGCGTTGCCGCCTGCCAGTATGCCATCGAGTTGCACGAACACTGGGAGGCCTACGCGCAGCACCTCGAAGACCTGTGCGCCGAGGCGGCGGAGCAGGGCGCGCGTCTGCTGGTGCTGCCCGAATATGCCGGGCTGGTGTTGAGCGGCCTGTTGCCCGAGGCGCAGCGCAGCGACCTGCACGGCTCCATCGCCGGTCTGCAATCGTGGTTACCGAAATGGCTGGCGCTGTGCGAATCCATCGCCCGGCGGCTGAATCTCTACCTGGTGCCCGGCTCCGCGCCGGTGCTGGACGATGACGGCCTGTATCGCAACCGCGCCTGGCTATTTGGCCCGCAGGGCCTGCTCGGCGCCCAGGACAAGCTGCTGATGACGCGCTTCGAGCGTGAGCAGTGGAACATCGTCGGCGGCGAAGGCCTGCGCGTGTTCGAAACCGAGTTCGGTCGGCTGGGCATCCTCATCTGCTACGACAACGAATTCCCGCTGCTGGCGCGCACCCTCGCCGAGCAGGAGGTCGACCTGATCCTCGCGCCCAGTTGCACGGATACCGAGGCTGGCTATCACCGCGTGCGCATCGGCGCCCAGGCCCGTGCGCTGGAGAACCAGATCGCCGTGCTGCACTCGCCGACCGTGGGGCTTGCGCCCTGGTCGCCGGCGCTGGACGAAAACGTCGGCCGCGCGGGGCTCTACGTGCCGCCGGACTACGGCATGCCCGCCGATGGCGTGCTGGCGCTGAGCGAAGAACTGATGCCGGCAACCAGCCGCTGGCTGCTGCACGACCTGGACCTGGACGAAGTCCGCCGCGTGCGCCGCGAAGGTCAGGTGTTCACCCGCCGCGACTGGCCGGAGCAGTTCACGCCGGGGCGCCTCAAGGTGTTGGATCAGTAA
- a CDS encoding DJ-1/PfpI family protein, whose product MAAKKILMLVGDYAEDYETMVPFQALLMVGHTVHAVCPDKKAGQSIRTAIHDFEGDQTYSEKPGHNFALNATFAEVRAEDYDALLIPGGRAPEYLRLNAKVIELVKAFDAAKKPIAAVCHGAQLLAAAGVLKGRACSAYPACGPEVKLAGGEYVDIPVDAAHVDGNLVTAPAWPAHPAWLAKFLDVLGTKISL is encoded by the coding sequence ATGGCCGCGAAGAAGATCCTGATGCTGGTCGGCGACTACGCCGAAGACTACGAAACCATGGTGCCGTTCCAGGCACTGCTGATGGTCGGGCATACCGTCCATGCCGTCTGCCCGGACAAGAAGGCTGGCCAGAGCATCCGCACTGCCATCCACGATTTCGAAGGCGACCAGACCTACAGCGAGAAGCCGGGCCACAACTTCGCGCTGAACGCCACCTTCGCCGAGGTGCGCGCTGAGGATTACGACGCGCTGCTGATCCCTGGCGGCCGCGCCCCGGAATACCTGCGCCTGAACGCCAAGGTGATCGAACTGGTGAAAGCCTTCGATGCCGCGAAGAAACCCATCGCCGCCGTCTGCCATGGCGCCCAGTTGCTGGCCGCTGCCGGTGTGCTCAAGGGCCGCGCCTGCAGTGCTTACCCAGCCTGTGGCCCGGAAGTGAAGCTGGCGGGTGGCGAGTACGTGGACATCCCGGTGGATGCCGCCCATGTCGACGGCAATCTGGTGACCGCGCCCGCGTGGCCGGCGCACCCGGCCTGGCTGGCGAAGTTCCTCGACGTGCTGGGCACGAAGATCAGCCTGTAA
- a CDS encoding acyltransferase, with translation MSTSQKERFIGLEWLRFLLGLYVVIYHTLHSYPTEQKFAGLDDLTSLGFFATSTFFVLSGFLLCHVYVSDGQLRESPRSFFTKRLSNLYPLHIFSILLTIAVLLVVSGLGIGPDLDQATPRFVIYDTNEVIGRLQPQLFHHWMSDRELLFNSILQLTMMQAWNPYYLTFNAPLWSLSTLFFFYLCFPYVAPRLARVRHKWRLLVILWLLYLVPPLLVVASQEYGMPWTGLLHRNPLLRLPEFLGGILAYGLFRQYKDAGHTPGRGLALSMGAFVLVNFLVADYLYTHGAKFWYFLLHNGLLLPAQLMLVYLSALPRDPRSSLIRRWSPRLGAASLSLFALHVPLFTLFSRTEKLIRAPGDCLADWAFCVDEATRQPLSLWLYPLFLLFMVTSCVLVQERCVVPVRKWLVRHLLPAPPSRSRAVTES, from the coding sequence TTGAGTACGAGTCAGAAGGAACGCTTCATCGGCCTGGAGTGGCTGCGCTTCCTGTTGGGCCTCTACGTGGTGATCTACCACACCCTGCACAGCTACCCGACGGAGCAGAAATTCGCCGGTCTCGATGACCTGACCAGTCTGGGCTTCTTTGCCACCAGCACCTTCTTCGTGCTGTCGGGCTTTCTGCTCTGCCACGTCTATGTCAGTGACGGGCAACTGCGGGAGAGCCCGCGCAGCTTCTTCACCAAGCGGCTGTCCAACCTCTATCCGCTGCACATCTTTTCGATCCTGTTGACCATCGCCGTGCTGCTGGTAGTCAGCGGCCTGGGCATAGGCCCGGACCTGGACCAGGCCACGCCGCGCTTCGTCATCTATGACACCAACGAGGTCATCGGGCGCCTGCAGCCGCAGCTGTTCCATCACTGGATGAGCGACCGCGAGCTGCTGTTCAACAGCATCCTGCAACTCACCATGATGCAGGCGTGGAATCCGTACTACCTGACCTTCAACGCGCCGCTCTGGTCGCTGTCGACGCTGTTCTTCTTCTACCTCTGCTTCCCCTATGTCGCGCCGCGGCTGGCGCGGGTGCGGCACAAGTGGCGCCTGCTGGTCATCCTCTGGCTGCTGTACCTGGTGCCGCCGTTGCTGGTGGTGGCCAGCCAGGAATACGGCATGCCCTGGACCGGCCTGCTGCACCGCAATCCGCTGCTGCGCCTGCCGGAGTTCCTCGGTGGCATCCTCGCCTATGGACTGTTCCGCCAGTACAAGGATGCCGGTCACACGCCGGGTCGCGGGCTGGCGCTATCCATGGGGGCGTTCGTGCTGGTGAATTTCCTGGTGGCGGACTACCTCTACACCCACGGCGCCAAGTTCTGGTACTTCCTGCTGCACAACGGCCTGCTGCTGCCGGCGCAGTTGATGCTGGTGTACCTCAGTGCGTTGCCGCGCGATCCGCGCAGCAGCTTGATCCGGCGCTGGTCGCCGCGCCTGGGGGCGGCGTCGCTGTCGCTGTTCGCCTTGCATGTGCCGTTGTTCACCCTGTTCTCGCGGACCGAGAAGCTGATCCGCGCACCGGGGGATTGCCTGGCCGACTGGGCCTTCTGCGTCGACGAGGCGACCCGCCAGCCGCTGTCGTTGTGGCTATACCCGCTGTTCCTGCTGTTCATGGTGACCAGCTGCGTGCTGGTGCAGGAGCGCTGCGTGGTGCCGGTGCGCAAGTGGCTGGTGCGGCATCTGCTGCCGGCGCCGCCATCGCGGTCGAGGGCGGTGACGGAGAGCTGA